A DNA window from Oleomonas cavernae contains the following coding sequences:
- the hflK gene encoding FtsH protease activity modulator HflK, translating to MPWQNNGGPWGGGGSGGGGGRGPWGQGPRGPGGQPPNLEDLLRRGQDRFKEIIPGGGWGKRGVLLAVLVVVGLWLFTGFYRVEPDELGIVTRFGKWVETTQPGLHYHLPAPIESAETPSVTTQNRVDVGLPTTDVGRPVRRESADESLILTGDENIADVAFSVFWVIDDAGKYLFNIQDPDETVRDVAVSAMREVIGRSRLQDAQTEGRGKIAQEARDLIQQVLNSYGAGILVTQLQLHRVDPPSAVIDAYRDVQAARANQEQYRNEAEAYYNDKVPQARGQAQKILQDAEGYRQQVVADAQGQASRFLAVLTAYNAAKDVTVQRIYIETMETILRNVNKMILDGGNTQGVLPYLPLPELGRAPGAPIEGGRP from the coding sequence ATGCCGTGGCAGAACAATGGCGGCCCTTGGGGTGGCGGGGGCAGCGGTGGCGGCGGCGGGCGCGGCCCGTGGGGTCAGGGCCCGCGGGGACCCGGCGGTCAGCCGCCGAATCTCGAGGATTTGCTGCGTCGCGGCCAGGACCGGTTCAAGGAAATCATTCCCGGCGGCGGCTGGGGCAAGCGCGGCGTCCTGCTCGCGGTGCTCGTCGTTGTCGGCCTGTGGCTGTTTACCGGCTTCTACCGGGTCGAGCCCGACGAGCTGGGCATTGTCACGCGCTTTGGCAAGTGGGTCGAGACGACCCAGCCCGGGCTGCACTACCACCTGCCGGCGCCGATCGAAAGCGCCGAGACTCCCTCGGTCACGACGCAGAACCGCGTCGATGTCGGCCTGCCTACGACCGACGTCGGCCGGCCGGTGCGCCGGGAATCGGCGGACGAGAGCCTGATCCTCACCGGTGACGAAAACATCGCCGATGTCGCCTTCTCGGTGTTCTGGGTCATCGACGATGCCGGCAAGTACCTGTTCAACATCCAGGACCCGGACGAAACCGTGCGCGACGTGGCCGTCTCGGCCATGCGCGAGGTGATCGGCCGCTCCCGCCTCCAGGATGCGCAGACCGAAGGCCGCGGCAAGATCGCCCAGGAAGCCCGCGACCTGATCCAGCAGGTGCTGAATTCCTACGGCGCCGGCATCCTGGTCACGCAGCTGCAGCTCCATCGGGTCGATCCGCCCAGCGCGGTCATCGACGCCTATCGCGACGTGCAGGCCGCCCGCGCGAACCAGGAGCAGTACCGCAACGAGGCCGAGGCCTATTACAACGACAAGGTGCCCCAGGCCCGCGGCCAGGCCCAGAAGATCCTCCAGGACGCTGAAGGCTACCGCCAGCAGGTGGTCGCCGACGCGCAAGGCCAGGCCTCGCGCTTCCTGGCGGTGCTGACGGCCTACAACGCGGCCAAGGACGTTACCGTCCAGCGCATCTATATCGAGACCATGGAAACCATCCTGCGCAACGTGAACAAGATGATCCTGGACGGCGGCAATACTCAGGGCGTGCTGCCCTACCTGCCGCTGCCCGAACTGGGCCGGGCGCCCGGCGCGCCTATCGAGGGAGGCCGGCCATGA
- a CDS encoding sensor histidine kinase, which translates to MARRGQALLDDLEQAGRKPRTILLSLVILFLAAGLLTWLSLTWASYNRALAQAQGEARLLSRVIDEHFQWTIKGSDLVLRQAVEMVTDDGLDALFSTESKRLRLIGMARLLPQIGSLWFFDEKGRVVYSTSQGRTPPAEFADRDFFVGHQNGEEFFITPANRSRLTDSVYFSVSRRLERGGRFAGVVLAAIDMRYFAKFHGGLRVPSTTALELFRTDGRLVVRWPINDDMVGRDFLYTPFFHEYLSGGREEGAVEAPAIVDETPAIIAYRRIAGLPLVTLASIDRSAALQDWRENAGTGLIFVLFAAALIGGLTVFGLRAIGREEMTKNELAGRTVELEEALASRTLLFKEMHHRTKNNLQIVSSLLSLQAGQYGDPQLRQGFTDTVSRIRAMAQLHEQLYQGGEFAMVDCGAFLKSIGESLTGEGTNRGRIALELDLTSVSMPMDRAVPLALITNELLTNTLKHGFPEGRSGTVRISLAHQAGLITLTIADDGKGLDGDPEPPEKAKSLGMRLIRGLATQLKGKVEFRSAGPDKGTTATVTIPG; encoded by the coding sequence GTGGCTCGCCGCGGCCAGGCCCTGCTCGACGATCTCGAACAGGCGGGGCGCAAGCCGCGCACCATCCTGCTGTCGCTGGTGATCCTGTTCCTGGCCGCCGGCCTGCTGACTTGGCTGTCGCTGACCTGGGCCAGCTACAATCGGGCCCTGGCCCAAGCGCAAGGAGAGGCCCGCCTGCTGAGCCGGGTCATCGACGAGCATTTCCAGTGGACCATCAAGGGCTCGGACCTCGTGCTGCGCCAGGCCGTGGAAATGGTCACCGACGACGGCCTCGACGCGCTGTTTTCGACTGAAAGCAAGCGCCTGCGCCTGATCGGGATGGCCCGCCTGCTGCCCCAGATCGGCTCGCTGTGGTTCTTCGACGAGAAGGGCCGCGTGGTCTATTCGACCAGCCAGGGCCGCACGCCGCCGGCCGAATTCGCCGATCGCGACTTTTTCGTGGGCCACCAGAACGGCGAGGAATTCTTCATCACCCCGGCCAATCGCAGCCGGCTGACCGACTCGGTCTACTTCAGCGTCAGCCGCCGGTTGGAACGCGGCGGGCGTTTCGCCGGCGTGGTCCTGGCGGCGATCGACATGCGCTATTTCGCCAAGTTCCATGGCGGCCTGCGCGTCCCCTCGACCACCGCGCTGGAACTGTTCCGCACCGACGGCCGCCTGGTGGTGCGCTGGCCGATCAACGACGACATGGTCGGGCGCGATTTCCTCTACACCCCGTTTTTCCACGAATACCTGTCGGGCGGGCGCGAGGAAGGCGCGGTCGAAGCGCCGGCCATCGTCGACGAAACACCCGCGATCATCGCCTATCGCCGCATCGCCGGCTTGCCGCTGGTGACGCTGGCCTCGATCGATCGCAGCGCCGCCTTGCAGGACTGGCGCGAGAACGCCGGCACCGGCCTGATCTTCGTCCTCTTCGCCGCCGCCCTGATCGGCGGCCTGACCGTGTTCGGCCTGCGCGCCATCGGCCGCGAGGAGATGACCAAGAACGAGCTGGCGGGCCGCACCGTGGAACTGGAGGAGGCACTCGCCTCGCGCACCCTGCTGTTCAAGGAAATGCACCACCGCACCAAGAACAACCTGCAGATCGTCTCCAGTCTCTTGTCGCTTCAGGCCGGGCAGTATGGCGATCCGCAATTGCGCCAGGGCTTCACCGATACCGTCAGCCGCATCCGGGCCATGGCGCAATTGCACGAGCAGCTCTACCAGGGCGGCGAATTCGCCATGGTCGATTGCGGCGCCTTCTTGAAGTCGATCGGCGAAAGCCTGACCGGGGAGGGCACCAACCGCGGGCGCATTGCGCTGGAACTCGACCTGACCAGCGTCAGCATGCCGATGGACCGCGCCGTGCCGCTGGCCCTGATCACCAACGAATTGCTGACCAATACCCTCAAGCACGGTTTCCCCGAGGGACGCAGCGGTACCGTGCGCATCTCGCTGGCCCACCAGGCCGGCCTGATCACCCTGACCATCGCCGATGACGGCAAGGGCCTGGACGGCGACCCGGAGCCACCCGAAAAGGCCAAGAGCCTGGGCATGCGCCTGATCCGCGGCCTCGCCACCCAGCTCAAGGGCAAGGTGGAATTCCGCAGCGCCGGGCCCGACAAGGGCACCACGGCAACGGTCACGATTCCCGGCTGA
- the apbC gene encoding iron-sulfur cluster carrier protein ApbC, giving the protein MTTISREQVLAALAHVPDPDSGTDVVATGRIEGLVLRDGHVAFSIAVEPEKAVERESLRLACERAVMALPDALSVTAVLTAHRGAPAAARPAPKTQASPPEIPGVASVIAVASGKGGVGKSTTAVNLALGLARLGKKVGLLDADIYGPSIPRMLGLSGKPTTTPQKKLVPMEAYGIKTMSIGFLVPEEQAVIWRGPMVMSAIGQLLMEVDWAPLDILVIDLPPGTGDAQLTLCQRAPLAGAVIVSTPQDIALIDARKGLAMFEKVAVPVLGIVENMSYFLCPHCGGRSDIFSHGGARETANTLRVDFLGEIPLHIAIREHSDAGRPIVAVAPESPQSTAYLNLAVAVAARLDGAADARRPAPRIVVS; this is encoded by the coding sequence ATGACAACCATCTCCCGCGAACAGGTTCTGGCCGCCCTTGCCCATGTGCCCGACCCGGATTCCGGCACCGATGTCGTCGCTACGGGGCGAATCGAGGGCCTGGTCCTGCGCGACGGCCATGTCGCCTTCTCGATCGCGGTCGAGCCGGAAAAGGCGGTCGAACGGGAAAGCCTGCGCCTGGCTTGCGAGCGCGCGGTGATGGCCCTGCCCGACGCCCTGTCGGTCACCGCCGTTCTCACCGCCCATCGCGGCGCGCCGGCCGCCGCCCGGCCCGCCCCCAAGACCCAGGCCAGCCCGCCCGAGATTCCCGGTGTCGCCAGCGTCATCGCGGTCGCCAGCGGCAAGGGCGGGGTGGGCAAGTCGACCACAGCGGTCAACCTGGCCCTGGGGCTGGCCCGCCTGGGCAAGAAGGTCGGCCTGCTGGATGCCGATATCTACGGCCCGTCGATCCCGCGCATGCTGGGCCTCTCGGGCAAGCCGACCACCACGCCCCAGAAGAAACTGGTGCCGATGGAGGCTTACGGCATCAAGACCATGTCGATCGGCTTCCTGGTGCCCGAGGAGCAGGCGGTGATCTGGCGCGGCCCCATGGTGATGAGCGCGATCGGCCAACTCTTGATGGAAGTCGACTGGGCGCCCCTCGACATCCTGGTGATCGACCTACCGCCGGGCACCGGCGATGCCCAGTTGACCCTGTGCCAGCGGGCCCCGCTGGCCGGCGCCGTCATCGTCTCGACACCCCAGGACATCGCCCTGATCGATGCCCGCAAGGGTCTTGCCATGTTCGAGAAGGTGGCGGTGCCGGTGCTCGGCATCGTCGAGAACATGAGCTACTTCCTGTGCCCCCATTGCGGCGGTCGGTCGGACATCTTCAGCCATGGCGGCGCGCGCGAGACCGCGAACACGCTGCGGGTCGACTTCCTGGGCGAAATCCCGCTGCATATCGCCATCCGCGAACATTCCGATGCCGGTCGGCCGATCGTCGCCGTGGCGCCGGAGAGCCCGCAATCGACCGCCTATCTCAACCTGGCGGTCGCGGTGGCCGCCCGCCTGGACGGGGCAGCCGACGCCCGACGCCCCGCCCCGCGCATCGTCGTCAGCTAG